One part of the Kwoniella dendrophila CBS 6074 chromosome 5, complete sequence genome encodes these proteins:
- a CDS encoding deoxyhypusine hydroxylase — protein sequence MSVQVTPEQLSALKATLLNTSGQTPLHERFRSLFMLKAVGGDEVVDIIAEGLKDPSPLLKHELAYVLGQLSNLRALPILLNVLNNPTGEHCSMVRHEAAEALGALSSTESLQTLKKYLNDPSREVRETCEIAIEKIEFDNSPEGKERKLNPDFPTIDPAPSATPIGVVSIPSLRTDLLNTSLPLFERYRAMFALRDFGASSKEAVEALADGFADGSALFRHEVAYIFGQLSSPYSIPSLLSRLRDPKEDDMVRHEAAEALGGIASDGVEGEDQSSLPIDQQLPSGGVLAVLREWAVKQDAPIVVRESCQVAIDMWEYENSTEQFNPLDSLTSEKTNSTGMERSAHAAVAAMSAA from the exons ATGTCGGTCCAAGTTACACCTGAacaattatcagctttaaaAGCTACTTTACTTAATACATCTGGTCAAACTCCATTACATGAAAGGTTCAGATCTTTATTCATGTTGAAAGCTGTCGGTGGTGATGAAGTAGTTGATATCATAGCTGAGG GTTTGAAAGatccatcaccattattaaaACATGAATTAGCTTATGTTTTAGgacaattatcaaatttaagAGCATTACCAATTTTATTAAATGTTTTAAATAATCCAACAGGTGAACATTGTTCAATGGTTAGACATGAAGCTgcagaagctttaggtgcaTTAAGTTCAACTGAAAGTTTACAAACGCTAAAGAAATATTTAAATGATCCTTCAAGAGAAGTTAGAGAAACTTGTGAGATTGCtattgaaaaaattgaatttgataattcacctgaaggtaaagaaaggaaattaaA CCCAGATTTCCCTACAATCGATCCAGCACCTTCAGCTACACCAATAGGAGTAGTATCAATCCCGTCTCTTAGAACCGATTTATTAAATACGTCCCTACCTTTatttgaaagatatagaGCAATGTTTGCTTTGAGAGATTTTGGTGCATCAagtaaagaagctgtagaagctCTAGCTGATGGTTTCGCTGATGGTTCTGCATTATTCAG ACATGAAGTAGCATACATTTTCGGTcaattatcttcaccatattcaattccatcattattatctagATTGAGAGatccaaaagaagatgatatggtAAGACATGAAGCTGCTGAGGCTTTAGGTGGAATTGCATCTGATGGAgtagaa GGAGAAGATCAATCTAGTTTACCAATTGATCAACAATTACCTTCCGGTGGTGTTTTAGCTGTTTTAAGAGAATGGGCAGTTAAACAAGATGCTCCTATAGTAGTTAGAGAAAGTTGTCAAGTTGCGATTGATATGTGGGAG TACGAAAACTCAACTGAACAATTCAATCCACTTGATTCACTTACATCAGAAAAAACGAATTCAACAGGTATGGAGAGATCTGCTCATGCTGCTGTTGCCGCCATGTCAGCTGCTTAG